Proteins from a genomic interval of Rubinisphaera italica:
- the hisB gene encoding imidazoleglycerol-phosphate dehydratase HisB: MARKATIQRKTGETEIELTLDIDGTGNVEIETGVGFLDHMLTLFAKHGLFELSVKAVGDLHVDHHHTVEDIGICLGKAIHQAIGDKQGITRYGSMTLPMDETLVTVALDLSGRVWFENRFAFPTEKIGEFDTQLVAEFFQAFAANSLMNLHVVLHHGSNSHHISEAIFKATARALRIATTVDPRQTGVPSSKGTLSE, translated from the coding sequence ATGGCTCGAAAGGCCACTATTCAGCGTAAAACTGGCGAAACTGAGATCGAACTCACACTCGACATCGATGGGACTGGGAATGTGGAGATTGAGACCGGCGTCGGTTTTCTTGATCACATGTTGACGCTGTTCGCAAAACATGGGCTGTTCGAATTGTCGGTGAAAGCCGTCGGTGATTTGCATGTCGACCATCATCATACAGTCGAAGATATCGGGATTTGTCTCGGCAAGGCGATTCATCAGGCCATTGGCGATAAGCAAGGTATCACCCGATATGGTTCGATGACCTTACCGATGGACGAAACGCTTGTGACTGTCGCACTCGATTTGAGTGGGCGGGTCTGGTTTGAAAATCGGTTCGCATTTCCGACCGAAAAGATTGGTGAGTTCGATACGCAACTCGTCGCAGAATTCTTTCAGGCGTTCGCGGCAAACAGCCTGATGAATCTGCATGTCGTTCTGCATCACGGATCAAACAGCCATCACATTTCTGAAGCGATTTTCAAAGCGACTGCTCGTGCATTGAGAATTGCCACGACCGTCGATCCACGACAAACGGGAGTACCATCGTCCAAGGGGACATTGTCGGAGTAA
- the scpB gene encoding SMC-Scp complex subunit ScpB: MRNSPFTRQTDWSSMTPAAIWQQGSRERERIARLYSRTTETTDSTSGLRTPQIARLEAVLFVADSPLSARKLVDAAKLVDANQCHDLVEQLNELYDADLSPFRIEQISSGYQLLTRPEYSQWLDRIHQRHVEMKLTPPALETLTIIAYRQPITRADVEAIRGVQSSEVIKQLMERQLIRIGGEDDSLGRPFLYETTKAFLQYMGIRRVDQLPNFAELRKGGELDPTVTDQKEDEVPEDESSSQAA; encoded by the coding sequence ATGAGAAACTCCCCGTTCACGAGACAGACCGACTGGTCATCGATGACTCCTGCTGCGATCTGGCAGCAAGGTTCTCGAGAACGGGAACGCATTGCTCGACTTTACTCTCGTACCACTGAGACCACTGACTCAACCAGTGGACTTCGTACGCCACAGATAGCCCGACTGGAAGCCGTCTTATTTGTAGCGGACAGTCCACTTTCTGCTCGGAAACTCGTCGATGCCGCCAAACTGGTCGATGCGAATCAGTGTCATGATTTGGTCGAACAACTCAATGAATTGTACGATGCCGATCTGTCTCCGTTTCGCATCGAACAAATCTCCAGCGGCTATCAACTACTGACACGTCCTGAGTATTCTCAATGGCTCGATCGGATTCATCAACGCCATGTCGAAATGAAACTGACGCCACCGGCTCTGGAAACATTGACGATCATCGCTTACCGCCAACCAATCACCCGAGCTGATGTCGAAGCGATTCGAGGGGTTCAGTCTTCGGAAGTCATCAAGCAACTGATGGAACGGCAACTCATTCGCATCGGCGGCGAAGACGATTCGCTCGGCCGCCCGTTTCTCTACGAAACAACCAAAGCATTCCTGCAATACATGGGAATCCGCCGTGTCGATCAACTCCCCAACTTTGCCGAACTTCGCAAAGGGGGCGAGCTGGATCCTACTGTCACAGATCAAAAAGAAGACGAAGTCCCGGAAGATGAAAGTTCTTCCCAGGCCGCGTAA
- a CDS encoding DUF1501 domain-containing protein, whose translation MAMHKTCDGAKRRDFLKVGALGFAGLSLSQYLNIAQAGAVKSTAKAKSAIFINLPGGPSHMDTFDLKPDAPAEYRGEFNPIDTNVPGIQICEHLPELAKVMDKFVILKGVSHTLAAHQLGSEYVNTGNRPLPSLEFPGYGAVISKERPTIPELPPFVSIPNTNQRPGYLGVQYAPLHTGSTPRVGQPYSVRGLDLRNGITVSDIERRKNLRGDLDTAFSSFEQQNDLLRGLDRFSQQAYDMVTSPQARNAFDVSKESPEYSQMFGESPFGQSCLLATRLIDSGVRFVSVSTGGWDTHRDGWNNLKTRLLPPLDQGLAALFKGLEMKGLLEETAVLVTGEFGRTPKINNERVGRDHYPRAMFMLMAGGGISGGRVIGASDDKALGPLNEAITPDDVAASYYHALGINHEQEYHTSTGRPVMIVRDGHVINELFT comes from the coding sequence ATGGCCATGCACAAAACTTGCGACGGAGCCAAGCGACGCGATTTCCTGAAAGTGGGCGCACTGGGTTTTGCGGGATTGTCACTGAGTCAGTATCTCAACATCGCCCAAGCGGGTGCTGTGAAATCGACCGCCAAGGCGAAGTCGGCTATTTTCATCAACCTGCCCGGTGGCCCAAGTCATATGGACACCTTTGACCTGAAGCCCGATGCACCCGCTGAGTATCGAGGTGAGTTCAATCCTATTGACACCAACGTCCCCGGCATCCAGATTTGCGAACACCTGCCGGAACTTGCCAAAGTGATGGATAAGTTCGTCATTCTCAAAGGTGTGTCTCACACATTAGCCGCTCATCAACTCGGTTCCGAATATGTAAATACTGGAAACCGCCCCCTGCCATCTCTGGAATTCCCAGGTTATGGAGCGGTTATTTCCAAGGAACGGCCAACCATTCCAGAATTGCCACCTTTCGTTTCGATCCCGAACACGAATCAGCGTCCTGGATATCTCGGCGTTCAATACGCTCCGCTGCATACAGGCTCCACTCCACGAGTCGGTCAGCCTTATAGCGTAAGGGGACTGGACCTGCGAAATGGAATTACCGTTTCCGATATCGAACGTCGTAAAAATTTGCGAGGGGATCTTGATACCGCGTTCTCAAGTTTTGAACAGCAGAACGACCTTCTACGCGGGCTCGATCGCTTCTCTCAGCAAGCTTACGACATGGTCACATCGCCACAGGCGCGCAATGCGTTTGATGTCAGTAAGGAATCACCCGAATATTCGCAAATGTTCGGCGAGTCTCCCTTCGGACAAAGCTGCCTGCTGGCAACACGGTTGATTGATTCCGGAGTCCGCTTTGTCTCTGTCTCAACTGGTGGCTGGGATACTCACCGCGACGGCTGGAATAACTTGAAAACACGTCTACTACCACCTCTTGATCAGGGACTGGCTGCCTTGTTCAAAGGTCTGGAAATGAAAGGCTTGCTGGAAGAAACTGCCGTGCTGGTCACAGGAGAATTTGGACGCACCCCAAAAATTAATAACGAGCGAGTCGGACGCGATCACTATCCTCGCGCGATGTTCATGCTGATGGCTGGTGGTGGAATCTCCGGTGGTCGAGTCATTGGAGCCAGCGATGACAAAGCCCTCGGCCCCTTGAACGAAGCGATTACACCCGATGATGTCGCCGCTTCCTATTACCATGCTCTGGGTATTAATCACGAACAGGAATATCACACTTCAACCGGGCGCCCCGTGATGATTGTGCGTGATGGTCATGTCATCAACGAACTGTTTACTTAA
- a CDS encoding DUF1549 and DUF1553 domain-containing protein, whose translation MKSYLVILIAGLSLPLTQLAELRGEVIPPINERFSQETEETPDFQRHLLPMFSKIGCNGRSCHGSFQGRGGFQLSLFGYDFKMDHDGLSERIDTDDPLESYALHKATNVEEHEGGERIKTGNWEYQVFLNWIEAGAKPVEKPYKLERLEVTPNEIVFQSAQDSQSLNVVAVWENGTREDVTPLCRFQSNDTSIAEVSENGEVTAQTAGDSHIVVFYDNGITAVPVIQPVSDRTGKNYPQVATPTRVDELVVQKLRKLGIVPSEKSRDEDFLRRVTLDITGTLPTPQQVQDFLADNSSDKRARKIDELLETPAYAAWWATRFNDITGNNINQLNNVSYNNNKVSEEWYEWVRHRFEQNMPYDKIVEGIVLAESQRSDETYEEYCKRMTEIYNDKSCESFADQESLPYFWARRNFQKPEDRSIGFAYTFLGIRIQCAQCHKHPFDQWTQEDFVQFQPIFSRTRYSPNGTDRDEYQAMLDKIDVDGKLRGNELRRELARKLGKGEVVPFPALVDQAPRVNRKKKNSKNSNTIGQTARVLGGEPFDLNEFQNPREPLMKWLRGDAQELFAKSFVNRVWANYFNRGIVEPTDDLSLANPPANEALLNHLAQGFIDHKFDIKWLHREICNSNTYQLSWQPNETNIQDDRNFSRAVPRRIHAEVAMDVIAQATSSSDENAVYLSDLKDRAIAIPGTAQGRGGNNYALTIFGKSSRDNNCDCDRSSEPTLLQTLYLNNDNEFLSEIDSRKGWLAELAKEWKAPFNAKTEQVPPKPKNYSEVVERFEAYLQKLKKQKDVEKIKTVKAKMKAYKARYGQAEENTEVVDAILDSNIDYTPAINTAYLRTLSRYPTQVELQRSLSAIESANNPVDGMRDIMWALLNTKEFIINH comes from the coding sequence ATGAAATCCTACCTGGTTATCCTGATCGCAGGACTATCACTTCCGTTGACTCAACTGGCTGAACTTCGTGGCGAAGTCATCCCACCAATCAATGAGCGTTTCAGTCAGGAAACTGAAGAAACTCCAGACTTCCAGCGTCATCTTCTGCCAATGTTCAGCAAAATCGGCTGTAATGGTCGATCATGCCATGGATCGTTTCAGGGGCGTGGCGGGTTTCAACTCTCGCTTTTCGGCTACGATTTCAAAATGGATCATGACGGTTTGTCCGAGCGAATCGATACCGACGATCCCCTCGAAAGTTATGCTCTGCACAAAGCAACAAATGTGGAAGAGCACGAAGGTGGCGAGCGGATCAAAACAGGCAACTGGGAGTATCAGGTCTTTCTGAACTGGATCGAAGCGGGCGCAAAACCGGTTGAAAAACCTTATAAACTGGAACGCCTGGAAGTCACCCCCAATGAAATCGTATTTCAGTCTGCTCAGGATTCACAGTCGTTAAATGTCGTCGCAGTCTGGGAAAATGGTACCCGGGAAGATGTCACTCCACTATGCCGATTCCAATCCAACGACACTTCCATCGCGGAAGTGAGTGAAAACGGAGAAGTCACTGCCCAGACAGCTGGCGATTCCCACATCGTTGTCTTCTACGACAACGGCATCACCGCTGTTCCCGTCATTCAGCCTGTCAGTGATCGCACCGGCAAAAACTATCCTCAGGTCGCCACACCAACTCGAGTGGATGAACTGGTAGTCCAGAAATTACGCAAGCTGGGAATCGTTCCCTCTGAAAAGTCTCGCGACGAAGATTTCCTCCGCCGCGTCACACTCGATATCACAGGAACCTTGCCGACACCACAACAGGTTCAGGACTTTCTCGCTGATAATTCTTCCGACAAGCGTGCTCGTAAAATCGATGAACTGCTGGAAACTCCTGCTTATGCAGCCTGGTGGGCTACTCGCTTTAATGACATCACCGGAAACAACATTAATCAGCTCAACAATGTTTCTTACAATAACAATAAAGTTTCTGAGGAATGGTACGAGTGGGTTCGTCATCGCTTCGAACAGAATATGCCCTACGACAAAATTGTCGAAGGAATTGTGTTAGCTGAAAGCCAGAGGAGCGATGAAACTTACGAAGAATACTGCAAACGGATGACAGAGATTTATAATGATAAATCCTGTGAAAGCTTTGCGGATCAGGAATCACTCCCTTACTTCTGGGCTCGTCGAAACTTCCAGAAACCAGAAGACCGCTCTATCGGCTTCGCCTACACGTTCCTCGGAATTCGCATTCAATGTGCTCAATGCCACAAACATCCGTTTGATCAGTGGACACAGGAAGATTTCGTACAATTCCAGCCAATTTTCTCCCGCACCCGCTATTCCCCAAACGGCACCGATCGCGATGAATATCAGGCAATGCTCGACAAAATCGATGTCGATGGAAAATTGCGTGGCAACGAATTGCGTCGTGAACTGGCTAGAAAGCTCGGCAAGGGCGAAGTGGTTCCCTTCCCGGCTCTGGTCGATCAGGCTCCACGAGTCAATCGCAAAAAGAAGAACTCAAAAAACAGTAACACCATCGGTCAGACTGCCCGTGTGCTGGGTGGGGAACCGTTCGATCTAAATGAATTTCAAAATCCTCGTGAACCGCTCATGAAATGGTTACGGGGTGATGCGCAGGAATTGTTTGCAAAGTCATTCGTAAATCGAGTCTGGGCAAATTATTTCAATCGAGGCATCGTGGAACCGACCGATGATCTGAGTCTGGCCAATCCTCCAGCCAATGAAGCTCTCTTGAATCATCTTGCTCAGGGCTTCATCGATCACAAGTTTGATATCAAATGGCTGCATCGGGAAATCTGTAACAGCAATACGTATCAGTTGAGCTGGCAGCCGAATGAGACCAATATCCAGGATGACCGCAACTTCAGCCGAGCCGTGCCTCGCCGAATTCATGCAGAAGTTGCCATGGATGTGATTGCTCAAGCGACTTCAAGTTCTGATGAAAACGCGGTGTATTTGAGCGATCTGAAAGATCGTGCGATTGCCATTCCCGGCACTGCTCAGGGTCGTGGAGGCAATAACTATGCATTAACCATCTTCGGAAAATCCTCTCGCGATAACAATTGCGACTGCGATCGTTCTTCAGAGCCTACCTTGCTGCAAACACTTTATCTGAATAACGACAACGAATTCCTTTCGGAAATCGATTCACGAAAAGGCTGGCTGGCGGAACTCGCCAAAGAGTGGAAGGCTCCATTTAATGCAAAAACCGAGCAGGTTCCCCCCAAACCAAAAAATTACTCAGAAGTTGTCGAACGGTTTGAGGCTTATCTCCAAAAACTTAAAAAGCAGAAAGATGTCGAGAAAATCAAAACCGTTAAAGCCAAAATGAAAGCCTATAAAGCCAGGTACGGACAGGCCGAGGAAAACACCGAAGTTGTTGATGCAATACTCGACTCGAATATCGATTACACACCTGCCATCAATACAGCATATCTGAGAACACTCAGTCGCTATCCAACTCAAGTCGAATTGCAGCGTTCACTATCTGCAATCGAATCGGCTAATAATCCGGTGGATGGCATGCGGGATATCATGTGGGCCTTGCTGAACACTAAAGAGTTCATCATCAACCATTAA
- a CDS encoding RNA polymerase sigma factor, protein MKEIEDDLPAEEIPPLVDLASSLYQLHAAGLRAYLIKNLRDSSLADDILQQTFSKLQEQIKRKEAEDQELTISAGWLYRVAFNEVARIKRNETRQKNHYTGLASFFSQLRGEQNDHLIQAEEAERVRKAFERLPDSLKVIVELRIFEEMKFAEIAQVLQIPIGTVLTRMTRALKVLRQALQQFE, encoded by the coding sequence ATGAAGGAAATTGAGGACGATTTACCAGCGGAAGAAATTCCGCCTCTGGTTGATCTTGCCTCATCACTTTATCAACTTCATGCGGCTGGGTTGCGGGCCTATTTGATTAAAAACCTGAGAGACTCCTCCCTCGCTGATGACATCCTGCAGCAAACGTTCAGTAAACTACAGGAACAGATCAAAAGGAAAGAGGCGGAAGATCAGGAGCTGACAATAAGTGCGGGTTGGCTGTATCGAGTTGCTTTTAACGAAGTGGCTCGAATCAAGCGAAATGAAACTCGCCAGAAAAACCATTACACCGGATTGGCAAGTTTCTTTTCGCAGCTTCGGGGAGAACAGAACGATCATTTGATTCAGGCAGAAGAAGCAGAGCGAGTTCGCAAAGCTTTTGAACGCCTCCCTGATTCGCTGAAAGTGATTGTGGAACTGCGAATTTTTGAAGAAATGAAGTTTGCAGAAATCGCCCAAGTGCTGCAAATTCCAATTGGAACGGTCCTCACACGCATGACCCGAGCCCTGAAAGTTTTGCGACAGGCATTGCAGCAATTTGAGTAA
- a CDS encoding ABC transporter permease → MRSEAQRWLLNMLSAIGPLIALGVVVLLFGVADQYQENGGNFLTVSNFQSVSRNTATVAVAALGMTFIIISGGIDLSAGTGMALCATVLAFALKADYSAVVSIGLCLLTGCLCGLINGLLISFLRMIPFIVTLGTMSIYLGIAKLIAKETTVRPNRLEQVPEWLRQFTSTRDDALLLGLPVGVWVALGLAILVAGVLRYTVFSRHVFAMGSNESTARLCGVHIARTKILVYVIGGLFVGIAGLFLFSRLTVGNPTSGTGMELQIIAAVVIGGGSLNGGSGTVLGTLAGAGIMAVIQSGCTQLSISNPMQEMILGAIIITAVFIDQIRHRRSE, encoded by the coding sequence ATGCGAAGCGAGGCGCAGCGTTGGTTGTTAAATATGCTCTCAGCAATTGGCCCTCTGATTGCTTTGGGAGTTGTCGTTCTCCTGTTTGGTGTCGCTGATCAGTATCAGGAAAATGGCGGGAATTTTCTGACAGTCAGTAACTTCCAGAGCGTTTCCCGAAACACGGCGACAGTAGCCGTGGCTGCTTTGGGAATGACATTCATTATCATCTCCGGCGGAATTGATCTTTCTGCAGGAACCGGGATGGCTCTGTGTGCAACCGTGCTGGCGTTTGCCTTGAAAGCCGACTACTCAGCTGTTGTGAGTATTGGTCTCTGTCTGCTGACTGGATGCCTCTGCGGGTTGATCAATGGATTGCTGATCAGCTTTCTCAGAATGATTCCCTTCATTGTCACCCTGGGCACAATGTCAATTTATCTCGGCATCGCCAAGTTGATCGCAAAAGAAACAACAGTGCGACCAAATCGACTCGAACAGGTTCCCGAGTGGTTACGGCAATTCACAAGTACTCGCGATGACGCGCTGCTACTGGGTTTGCCGGTCGGTGTCTGGGTCGCTTTAGGACTGGCCATTCTTGTCGCTGGAGTCCTGAGATACACCGTATTCAGTCGCCACGTGTTTGCGATGGGCTCTAATGAAAGCACCGCTCGACTCTGTGGCGTGCACATCGCGCGCACCAAAATCCTGGTGTATGTGATTGGTGGACTGTTTGTCGGAATAGCCGGGTTATTCCTCTTTTCCCGGCTCACGGTCGGAAATCCGACCTCAGGAACAGGGATGGAATTGCAGATTATTGCAGCCGTTGTGATTGGTGGAGGCAGTTTGAACGGAGGCAGCGGAACCGTTCTTGGGACTCTGGCCGGCGCAGGCATCATGGCTGTGATTCAGAGCGGATGCACTCAATTGAGTATCAGTAACCCCATGCAGGAGATGATCTTAGGTGCGATTATTATCACGGCTGTCTTTATTGATCAGATCCGCCATCGACGTTCGGAATAG